One Pyrococcus furiosus DSM 3638 genomic region harbors:
- the rrp41 gene encoding exosome complex exonuclease Rrp41: MMLKPEGLKLIDENGRRLDGRKKYELRPIKMKVGVLKNANGSAYIEWGKNKIIAAVYGPREIHPKHLQRPDRAILRVRYNMAPFSVEERKKPGPDRRSIEISKVIRGALEPALILEMFPRTAIDVFIEVLQADAGTRVAGITAASLALADAGIPMRDLVAACSAGKIEGEIVLDLNKEEDNYGEADVPVAIMPIKNDITLLQMDGYLTKEEFIEAVKLAIKGAKAVYQKQREALKEKYLKIAQEVEGSEQ, encoded by the coding sequence ATGATGTTGAAGCCAGAGGGCCTTAAACTAATTGATGAGAATGGTAGAAGGCTTGATGGTAGAAAAAAGTATGAGCTCAGGCCTATTAAAATGAAAGTCGGTGTCTTAAAGAATGCAAATGGGTCTGCATACATTGAGTGGGGAAAAAATAAGATAATTGCCGCTGTTTATGGGCCTAGAGAAATTCATCCGAAGCATCTTCAAAGACCTGATAGGGCCATACTAAGAGTTAGATACAATATGGCTCCTTTTAGCGTAGAAGAAAGGAAAAAGCCAGGTCCGGACAGAAGAAGTATTGAGATAAGCAAGGTAATCAGAGGAGCTCTTGAACCTGCATTAATTCTTGAAATGTTTCCAAGAACTGCAATCGATGTGTTTATAGAAGTTCTTCAGGCTGATGCTGGAACTAGAGTTGCAGGAATAACTGCAGCATCTCTTGCACTCGCTGATGCGGGGATACCAATGAGAGATCTCGTTGCAGCGTGTAGTGCTGGAAAAATTGAGGGAGAAATAGTGCTTGATCTAAATAAGGAAGAAGATAACTACGGTGAGGCAGATGTACCAGTAGCTATTATGCCTATAAAGAATGACATAACCCTTCTTCAGATGGACGGTTATCTAACAAAGGAAGAGTTCATAGAAGCAGTAAAATTAGCAATAAAGGGAGCAAAGGCTGTTTATCAAAAACAGAGGGAAGCTCTTAAAGAAAAATACCTTAAAATAGCCCAGGAGGTTGAGGGAAGTGAGCAATGA
- the rrp4 gene encoding exosome complex RNA-binding protein Rrp4 produces MRRIFVQNRELVVPGTLLAQGPYKNGRGTFKEGSRIYSTVIGLVDIKGNTIRVIPLEGPYIPEVGDNVLGKIVDVKFSSWTVDIGSPYSATLKIQDYTDEKIDLLRTDLRKFFDIGDIIYAKVKGINEVNNIELTTKGMPFNGGPLRGGQIIKITSSKVPRVIGKGGSMINMIKKLTQSRIIVGQNGWIWISSKNPELEKLAIEAILKIERESHTRGLTDRIKNMLLSKLQELKERGVIEEIPSLEEETQEETVMENDVEARGP; encoded by the coding sequence ATGAGGAGAATTTTTGTTCAAAATAGAGAATTAGTAGTACCTGGAACGCTATTGGCCCAAGGGCCTTATAAAAATGGGAGAGGAACTTTCAAAGAAGGTTCAAGGATATACTCAACGGTAATAGGACTTGTAGACATAAAGGGAAACACAATCAGAGTTATCCCCTTAGAGGGGCCCTATATACCTGAAGTTGGGGATAATGTACTTGGGAAAATTGTCGACGTTAAATTCTCAAGCTGGACCGTTGACATAGGTTCTCCCTATTCTGCAACTTTGAAAATTCAGGACTATACAGATGAAAAAATAGACCTCCTGAGGACAGATCTAAGGAAATTCTTTGATATAGGGGATATTATTTACGCCAAGGTAAAGGGAATTAATGAGGTCAATAACATAGAGCTAACGACAAAGGGCATGCCATTTAATGGGGGGCCTCTTAGGGGAGGACAAATAATCAAGATTACATCATCAAAGGTTCCAAGAGTAATAGGAAAGGGAGGATCAATGATTAATATGATCAAAAAGCTAACTCAGAGCAGAATTATAGTTGGCCAAAACGGCTGGATTTGGATAAGTAGTAAAAATCCTGAGCTAGAGAAGCTCGCCATAGAGGCAATACTCAAGATAGAGCGAGAAAGCCACACAAGAGGGTTGACTGATAGAATAAAAAATATGCTTCTTTCAAAATTGCAAGAATTAAAGGAACGGGGAGTTATAGAAGAAATTCCCTCCCTAGAGGAGGAAACACAGGAAGAAACGGTGATGGAAAATGATGTTGAAGCCAGAGGGCCTTAA